From Cheilinus undulatus linkage group 18, ASM1832078v1, whole genome shotgun sequence, the proteins below share one genomic window:
- the mrps26 gene encoding 28S ribosomal protein S26, mitochondrial, with the protein MFQVLSGRSVQAARLLSPRSAVLVEAVRGRKSRTDPVAKSKEGRIKTPPPVDPVEMVVLKERFSEYQLIMKALRLEFKEEVLRRKYEAETGSYAEERMRRETEEHRALMAFNEQENQRLLKLRLLRFQKEKEEAEQKQIEAAMKREQEQQELIKQREMEILQLQEEAKNFITLENLDQRIEEALDNPKNYNFAIDKQGRVVKQTMLK; encoded by the exons ATGTTCCAGGTACTCAGCGGGCGGAGCGTCCAGGCAGCCCGGCTCCTCTCACCCAGGAGCGCCGTGCTCGTGGAGGCTGTCCGGGGCAGGAAGTCCCGCACCGACCCGGTGGCTAAGTCCAAAGAGGGGCGAATTAAAACGCCTCCACCTGTGGACCCGGTGGAGATGGTGGTCCTCAAGGAGAGATTTTCGGAGTACCAACTGATCATGAAGGCGTTACG GCTGGAGTTTAAGGAGGAGGTGCTCAGGAGGAAATACGAAGCAGAGACAGGCTCCTATGCAGAAGAGAGGATGAGGCGTGAGACTGAGGAGCATCGCGCCCTCATGGCCTTCAACGAACAGGAGAACCAGCGCTTACTTAAACTCAG GTTACTGAGGTTccagaaggagaaggaggaagcTGAGCAAAAGCAAATCGAAGCTGCTATGAAACGAGAACAAGAACAGCAAGAACTTATCAAACAAAGAGAGATGGAGATTTTACAACTACAG GAGGAGGCTAAGAACTTCATCACCTTGGAGAATTTGGATCAGCGAATAGAAGAAGCTTTGGACAATCCGAAGAATTATAACTTTGCCATCGACAAACAAGGCAGAGTTGTTAAACAGACGATGCTGAAGTGA